One region of Xyrauchen texanus isolate HMW12.3.18 chromosome 11, RBS_HiC_50CHRs, whole genome shotgun sequence genomic DNA includes:
- the LOC127651547 gene encoding SH3 and PX domain-containing protein 2A-like isoform X4: protein MVLEQYVVVANYERQENSEISLKSGETVDVIEKSESGWWFVSTAEEQGWVPATYLDSQSGTRDDLDLGTSRSGEVTKRRKAHLKRLDRRWTLGGIVNRQQSREEKYVTVQAYASQGKDEIGFEKGVTVEVIQKNLEGWWYIRYQGKEGWAPASYLKKLKDDLSPRKKTLTGPVEIIGNIMEISNLLNKKAVSEKDIQTDGEPTTPERHISKSEISLPIPFAPEAGVAPIVNTGQGMGSGSSVALQENKSRVESGSPAIARVAPHRVEIGSPNLRQKPPPRRETNLAFQLPKPPEPPTVEAEYYTIAEFQSSISDGISFRGGQKADVIEKNSGGWWYVQIGDMEGWAPCSYIDKRKKPNLSRRTSTLTRPKVPPPAPPVKKDSEESPSLGGSASKAPESPSQHVYEEPEYDVPAPGFDDLDSKSSPKPEPRKFEIKSNPLAAERIAQAGKASPLLKVMTSPLRKRNSLENVNKEEVIYENEGFRFSSNDFTSPRDSSGCDSNTPRSLTLGRKPLSSSSSPGGGRPLRKVPPDISRSHSLGRAERHSPRSSSDESGRNPKREPVMRKDVEIRIGQSPLARSKPVVRPKPLLTKSEPQSPERMDISSLRQQLRPTGSLRQGVVCALRGGEDSETASIVSSEDFNSTRSNSDLSSIYSKGSRGGESDHDSAFYRTTDAYERAQESELSFPAGVEVEVLEKQESGWWFVRWGEEEGWVPTFYLKPVSHPHDLGVQEVRDCHIVDLSGTNKSNSLEKNEQRVQALNNLNQQNLRSLSNPSPPIPSKPPGGFGKPPAMLNGSGVRMRNGVRQAAVRPQSVFASPPQPLKDAKIHTGSLRRNESLGAGDHLRSGGGVRRNSSFTAVRPQPANDVRVRAGTTITAPVGSQSLLIAQRNGIPVSTVRPKPIEKTHLIHNNLREVYVSIADYRGDEETMGFSEGTSLEVLEKNPNGWWYCQIVDGLHGRKGWVPSNYLERRK, encoded by the exons GCTGGTGGTTTGTTAGCACAGCTGAAGAGCAGGGCTGGGTTCCTGCCACATACCTGGACTCTCAGAGTGGCACCAGAGATGATCTGGACCTCGGAACATCTAGATCAGGAGAAG TTACTAAGAGACGTAAGGCTCATCTGAAGAGGCTGGACCGCAGATGGACACTAGGGGGAATAGTCAACCGCCAACAGAGTCGAG AGGAGAAATATGTCACCGTTCAAGCTTACGCCAGTCAGGGGAAGGATGAGATCGGGTTCGAGAAAGGAGTAACCGTGGAGGTGATCCAGAAGAACCTGGAGGGATGGTGGTACATCAG GTATCAGGGCAAGGAGGGCTGGGCCCCAGCTTCCTACCTGAAGAAACTCAAAGATGACCTTTCCCCAAGGAAGAAGACTCTGACTGGCCCTGTGGAGATCATCGGAAACATAATGGAGATCAGTAACCTCCTCAACAAGAAGGCCGTCAGCGAGAAGGACATTCAGACCGATGGAGAGCCCACCACCCCTGAGCGCCACATCTCCAAGAGTGAGATCAGTCTACCCATCCCATTTGCCCCAGAGGCTGGAGTGGCACCCATAGTCAACACTGGGCAGGGAATGGGGTCTGGATCTAGTGTCGCCCTACAGGAGAACAAGAGTAGGGTAGAGTCGGGGTCACCTGCTATAGCCCGGGTGGCACCACACAGAGTCGAgatag GCTCTCCAAACCTTAGGCAAAAACCTCCTCCTCGAAGAGAGACAAATCTG GCTTTCCAGTTGCCTAaacctccagagccccctactGTGGAAGCCGAGTACTACACCATAGCAGAGTTTCAATCCAGCATCTCAGATGGCATCAGCTTCCGTGGAGGACAAAAGGCTGAT GTCATAGAGAAAAACTCTGGTGGATGGTGGTATGTCCAGATCGGGGATATGGAGGGTTGGGCACCCTGCTCCTACATTGATAAACGCAAGAAGCCCAACCTGAGCCGGCGAACCAGCACACTCACCCGTCCCAAAGTTCCACCCCCTGCTCCGCCTGTCAAAAAGGATTCTGAGGAATCACCTTCTCTGGGGGGCTCAGCCTCCAAAGCTCCAGAATCCCCCAGTCAGCATGTCTACGAAGAACCGGAATATGATGTTCCTGCCCCTGGCTTTGATGATTTGGACTCTAAAAGTTCTCCAAAACCAGAACCTCGAAAATTTGAAATCAAAAGCAATCCTTTGGCTGCCGAGAGAATCGCACAGGCCGGCAAAGCATCACCTTTATTAAAGGTGATGACCTCTCCTTTGAGGAAAAGAAACTCATTGGAAAATGTCAATAAGGAGGAGGTGATTTACGAGAATGAAGGCTTCAGATTCTCCTCCAATGACTTCACCTCTCCTAGAGACTCCAGTGGTTGTGATTCGAACACCCCAAGGAGTCTCACTTTGGGTCGCAAACCTCTCagctcctcttcctctcctggAGGAGGGAGGCCACTCCGCAAGGTACCCCCGGATATAAGCCGAAGTCATTCTCTTGGCCGGGCAGAGAGACATAGTCCCAGGTCGTCATCAGACGAATCAGGTCGCAATCCCAAAAGAGAACCCGTCATGCGTAAAGACGTAGAAATTCGGATCGGTCAGAGTCCCTTGGCAAGGTCCAAACCTGTAGTGCGACCCAAACCACTTCTTACAAAGTCAGAGCCACAAAGTCCTGAAAGAATGGACATTAGCAGCCTACGCCAGCAGCTGCGTCCCACTGGCAGTCTCCGGCAAGGTGTGGTCTGTGCGTTACGTGGTGGTGAGGATTCCGAAACGGCTTCAATTGTGTCCTCTGAGGACTTTAACTCCACGAGGAGCAATTCGGATCTTTCAAGCATATATTCCAAGGGCAGCCGTGGTGGGGAATCAGACCACGATAGTGCATTCTACAGAACCACAGATGCCTACGAACGAGCCCAGGAGTCAGAGCTCAGCTTCCCAGCTGGCGTTGAGGTGGAGGTACTGGAAAAGCAGGAAAGTGGATGGTGGTTTGTCCGTTGGGGTGAAGAAGAGGGTTGGGTACCTACTTTCTACCTGAAGCCAGTCTCACATCCCCATGATCTAGGTGTTCAAGAGGTCCGTGATTGCCATATTGTTGATCTCAGTGGCACCAACAAGTCCAACAGTCTTGAGAAGAACGAGCAACGTGTTCAGGCCCTCAACAACCTCAACCAGCAGAACCTGAGGAGCTTGAGCAACCCTAGTCCACCAATCCCATCCAAACCACCCGGGGGCTTTGGGAAACCACCTGCAATGCTGAATGGCTCTGGCGTACGGATGAGAAACGGCGTTCGTCAGGCAGCAGTGCGACCACAATCTGTCTTTGCATCTCCACCACAGCCTTTGAAGGACGCCAAGATCCATACTGGATCTTTGAGAAGAAATGAATCGCTGGGCGCAGGTGACCACTTGAGGTCCGGAGGTGGTGTTCGACGAAACTCCTCCTTCACTGCTGTTCGGCCACAGCCAGCAAACGATGTGCGAGTGAGGGCTGGAACCACCATTACAGCACCTGTTGGAAGTCAAAGCCTATTGATTGCTCAGAGAAATGGCATTCCTGTCTCTACAGTAAGACCCAAGCCTATTGAGAAGACACACCTTATTCACAACAACCTTCGAGAGGTTTATGTTTCAATTGCTGATTACCGTGGGGATGAAGAGACCATGGGTTTCTCAGAGGGCACTAGCCTTGAAGTTTTAGAAAAGAATCCAAATGGATGGTGGTACTGCCAAATTGTAGATGGCTTACATGGACGTAAAGGCTGGGTACCATCTAACTATCTGGAGAGGAGAAAATAA